A region of Chitinophagales bacterium DNA encodes the following proteins:
- a CDS encoding C25 family cysteine peptidase, with product MKYILKNIVPVLLMLLTFSASAQPFGNEWIDFTKQYYKIKVAKKGLYRINKSTLNQAQIPNVPGANFNLYRNGEAVPFYASTSGIMGSNDYIEFYGEPNDGSLDAELYTDPDWQLNPNYSLFNDTAAYYLAWNTSDPNLPVNNVANDLSNLPSAENYYWKRNLLQFNAIFNAGKPYYLGTQPSYRAIFDEGEGFYDGVISKGNSRAYNLNAPDLYSGGPSATVNTSVISISNTPHRVIIEWNNNVLDDNSFTGFATNKHNFSINNGQIGASNTLRVSSSGTGNADNNAVSHIEFTYPATFDMQGVSLAKMTLPGGSGTRYLEITDFNNRGTAPVLYDLTNQIRIEGQNTSGTLQFKLPAVPNNNERKLVLSSQASPDVITVNNIRRATFINYNNPSFQGDFIIIYHPALTDDGNGNNYINDYANYRSSMNGGNYNVQIVNIEQLYDQFAYGVQKHPLAIRNFAKFAMARWSPQPEYFFLLGKGRVYDRMRKNTGVYNQCLIPTFGNTGEDFGGADQLLTASSPGSIAPQISIARLSTLDPQDINHYLEKIIDFEEEQRKVGDPHQTIANKSWMKRVLHLGGGTGAAQQNTFKFYLDDFKSTIVDTSYGADVESFFKTTSSPIQIAQSQRLTDLINDGTSMITFFGHSSPNSFDIALDNPQNYTNYKRYPVILSNGCFTGNIFSQNPGISADFIFARNKAAIGFLATTSLSSSSGLFTYSNQLYKQLGQELYGESIGHAIKAATAEIEQCCSFVFNLMIAEEMTLHGDPSIHINTHTKPDYVLEPQMISFNPSNVSVNLDSFEMQVIVTNIGKAIKDSIDLEVIRNFPNGSGITIKHRMSAPYFKDTVYLNIPTGGSAAFGLNNFKITIESEYKISELSETNNTLGTTINILSEDVFPIHPYEFSIEYEQGIELNASTANAFAGMKNYIMQIDTTELFNSSKLQTTNIQQSGGILKWTPSLLYEDSVVYYWRVGIDSTSTPGTSARWRYSSFIYLEEGEPGWNQSHYYQYLKDDYRNIYLDNDRIFKFTDDIKGVTVSTGLADLQGGNLPWGQLAYSINSRQGHNWNCGGSGGFSGGLTFAVFDSVTGEPWISSLDDIGTSNSCSGNNVNQIYGNIHCKQRDFEAFPFPTSSSCWQNKIIDFINMIPDGHYVLIYSVNNAGYTNFSPQLINALNNLGANLINTATQGSNTAPWVFFVKKGDQSTAEEEYKPGANDIINFSTQFSASWYSGQYETPLIGPARKWKQFLTDYHSSEPNSFDENSVDIIGVNNAGIETVLINNFNGFSTSLLNIDPKQYPFLKLRMNSRDDSTRTPVQLDYWRILYDKVPEAALNPSIGYTFKGDTLEIGQELQLRIKVENVTDLDMDSLLIKYVIFSGNNSSYPFYTRGDSLRGHEIMEAAYDFNTNCNCLGKVNSLFIEVNPDDDQPEQFHFNNIGLLNFSISGDLTNPLLDVTFDGVHILDGDLVSAEPEILVKLKDENKFLALNDTSLIKMFIKYPDGSLKPQHFDNNQVIFTPASNSNLDKDNTAQIEINKRFEQDGVYELMVQAQDRSKNQSGNYGYQPDGIDYRISFEVINEAQISNVMNYPNPFTSSTRFIFTLTGSQIPDYMKIQIFTITGKVVREISQAELGEIRIGRNMTDYAWDGRDQYGDPLANGVYIYRVVTSIDGEKLEKYDTGTDKYFKRGFGKMYLAR from the coding sequence ATGAAATACATCCTTAAAAATATTGTCCCGGTATTGTTGATGCTGCTTACTTTTTCAGCATCAGCTCAGCCTTTTGGCAATGAATGGATTGATTTCACCAAACAGTATTACAAAATTAAAGTAGCTAAAAAGGGTCTGTACCGGATTAACAAAAGCACACTCAATCAGGCGCAAATCCCCAATGTCCCGGGTGCCAATTTCAATTTGTACAGAAATGGCGAGGCGGTTCCATTTTATGCAAGTACATCGGGAATTATGGGCAGCAATGATTATATAGAGTTTTACGGTGAACCCAATGACGGCAGCCTTGATGCAGAACTTTACACTGATCCCGACTGGCAGCTCAACCCTAATTACAGCTTGTTTAATGACACAGCAGCCTATTACCTCGCCTGGAATACCTCTGATCCCAACTTGCCGGTAAATAATGTAGCCAATGACCTGAGCAATTTACCATCGGCAGAAAACTATTATTGGAAAAGAAATCTTTTGCAGTTTAATGCCATATTTAATGCAGGGAAACCATACTACCTTGGTACACAACCTTCCTATCGAGCTATTTTTGATGAAGGTGAAGGTTTTTATGATGGAGTTATCAGCAAAGGCAATTCAAGAGCTTATAATTTAAATGCTCCTGATTTATACAGTGGTGGCCCATCAGCCACAGTCAATACTTCAGTAATAAGTATTTCAAATACTCCGCACAGGGTTATTATTGAATGGAACAACAATGTGCTGGATGACAATAGCTTCACGGGTTTTGCTACCAATAAACACAATTTTTCCATAAATAACGGGCAAATAGGCGCCAGCAATACATTGAGGGTTTCTTCAAGCGGAACGGGTAATGCAGATAATAATGCAGTCTCACATATTGAATTTACCTATCCAGCAACTTTTGATATGCAGGGTGTTTCGCTGGCGAAAATGACCTTGCCGGGCGGAAGTGGAACCCGATATCTGGAAATTACCGATTTCAACAATAGGGGAACGGCTCCGGTGTTGTATGACCTTACAAATCAAATCAGGATTGAAGGGCAAAATACTTCCGGAACTTTACAATTTAAATTGCCGGCTGTTCCCAACAACAATGAGCGTAAGCTTGTGCTGTCATCTCAAGCCTCTCCTGATGTGATCACAGTAAACAATATCAGAAGAGCAACTTTTATCAATTACAACAATCCTTCTTTCCAGGGGGATTTTATTATTATTTACCACCCTGCTTTAACAGACGATGGCAATGGTAATAATTACATCAATGATTATGCTAACTACCGCTCAAGCATGAATGGGGGCAATTACAATGTGCAAATTGTAAATATTGAGCAATTGTATGATCAATTTGCTTATGGCGTACAAAAACACCCACTTGCCATCCGGAACTTTGCCAAGTTTGCAATGGCCCGCTGGTCTCCGCAACCGGAATATTTTTTCCTTTTGGGGAAAGGCAGGGTTTACGACCGGATGCGCAAGAATACTGGAGTTTACAATCAATGCCTGATCCCCACTTTTGGAAATACAGGAGAGGATTTTGGCGGAGCTGATCAATTGCTCACAGCTTCAAGTCCCGGATCCATAGCACCACAAATTTCTATAGCCAGGCTTTCTACCCTTGACCCTCAAGACATTAATCACTATTTGGAAAAAATTATAGATTTTGAGGAAGAACAAAGAAAAGTAGGTGACCCGCATCAAACCATCGCCAATAAAAGCTGGATGAAACGAGTTTTACACCTCGGTGGGGGAACAGGAGCTGCACAACAAAATACTTTTAAGTTTTACCTCGATGATTTTAAATCGACAATTGTGGACACTTCTTATGGTGCAGATGTAGAATCTTTCTTTAAAACCACAAGCAGCCCGATTCAGATAGCACAGTCGCAAAGGCTTACTGACTTGATCAATGACGGTACTTCAATGATTACTTTTTTTGGGCACTCATCTCCCAACTCTTTTGACATTGCTTTAGACAATCCACAAAATTATACCAATTACAAACGCTATCCTGTAATCCTTTCCAATGGTTGTTTTACAGGTAATATCTTTTCTCAAAACCCCGGTATTAGTGCCGATTTTATATTTGCCAGAAACAAAGCAGCTATTGGTTTTCTGGCTACTACAAGTTTGAGTTCTTCAAGCGGTCTTTTCACTTATTCCAATCAATTGTATAAGCAACTCGGTCAGGAATTATATGGCGAAAGTATCGGGCATGCTATCAAGGCGGCTACAGCTGAAATTGAGCAATGCTGTAGTTTTGTTTTTAACCTGATGATTGCTGAAGAAATGACCCTGCATGGCGACCCTTCCATTCATATCAATACGCATACCAAGCCGGATTATGTGCTGGAACCACAAATGATCAGCTTTAATCCTTCCAATGTTTCGGTAAATCTCGACTCCTTTGAAATGCAGGTGATTGTCACCAATATTGGCAAAGCCATAAAAGACAGCATAGATCTGGAAGTGATCAGAAATTTTCCCAATGGATCGGGAATTACAATTAAGCATAGAATGAGCGCACCTTATTTTAAAGATACGGTGTATTTAAATATCCCTACCGGTGGAAGTGCTGCATTTGGCCTGAATAATTTTAAAATCACAATTGAATCGGAATATAAAATTTCAGAATTATCAGAAACCAATAATACTCTGGGAACTACCATCAATATTCTTTCAGAAGATGTTTTTCCAATTCATCCATATGAGTTTAGCATAGAGTATGAACAGGGTATAGAATTGAATGCTTCTACAGCAAATGCTTTTGCAGGCATGAAAAATTATATTATGCAGATTGATACAACGGAACTGTTCAATTCCTCAAAACTGCAAACTACCAATATTCAGCAATCGGGTGGAATTCTGAAATGGACACCTTCCTTGCTTTATGAAGACAGTGTGGTGTATTACTGGCGGGTTGGTATAGACAGCACGAGCACACCCGGAACGAGTGCGCGTTGGCGGTACAGTTCGTTTATTTATTTAGAGGAAGGCGAGCCCGGCTGGAATCAATCGCATTACTATCAGTACCTGAAAGATGATTACCGCAATATTTATTTGGACAATGATCGCATTTTTAAATTTACTGATGATATAAAAGGTGTTACTGTTTCAACAGGATTGGCAGATTTGCAAGGTGGTAATCTTCCCTGGGGGCAGTTGGCATATTCTATTAACAGTAGACAGGGTCACAACTGGAATTGTGGTGGTTCAGGTGGTTTTTCCGGGGGACTTACATTTGCAGTCTTTGACTCAGTTACGGGAGAACCCTGGATAAGTAGCCTGGACGACATAGGAACAAGTAACTCATGCTCTGGTAATAATGTAAATCAGATATATGGAAACATCCATTGTAAACAAAGAGATTTCGAAGCTTTTCCTTTTCCTACCAGTAGCTCTTGCTGGCAAAATAAGATCATTGATTTTATAAACATGATACCTGATGGACATTATGTTTTAATTTACAGCGTAAACAATGCGGGTTACACTAATTTTAGCCCCCAATTGATAAATGCGCTCAACAATCTTGGTGCTAACTTGATCAATACTGCCACACAGGGCTCGAATACTGCACCATGGGTATTTTTTGTAAAAAAAGGAGACCAAAGTACTGCTGAAGAAGAATACAAACCCGGAGCAAATGACATCATCAATTTCAGCACGCAATTTAGTGCCAGTTGGTATTCAGGCCAATACGAAACTCCATTAATTGGCCCGGCAAGGAAATGGAAACAGTTTTTGACCGATTACCACAGTTCTGAGCCCAATAGCTTTGACGAAAACTCAGTTGATATTATAGGTGTAAATAATGCGGGTATTGAAACCGTGTTGATCAATAATTTTAATGGGTTCAGCACTTCTTTACTGAACATAGATCCCAAGCAATATCCCTTTTTGAAATTGAGAATGAATTCCAGAGATGATAGCACAAGAACACCTGTTCAATTAGATTACTGGCGCATTCTTTACGACAAGGTGCCGGAAGCTGCATTGAACCCATCCATAGGCTATACTTTTAAAGGAGATACCCTGGAAATAGGGCAGGAGCTACAGCTTAGAATTAAAGTGGAAAATGTCACGGATTTGGATATGGACAGCCTTTTGATCAAGTATGTGATCTTTAGTGGCAATAACAGCAGTTATCCATTTTATACCCGAGGTGATTCACTCAGAGGACATGAGATTATGGAGGCTGCCTACGATTTCAACACCAATTGCAATTGCCTGGGAAAAGTCAACAGCTTGTTTATAGAAGTCAATCCCGATGATGATCAACCGGAGCAATTTCATTTCAATAATATTGGCTTGTTGAATTTCAGTATCAGTGGCGACTTAACAAATCCATTATTGGATGTGACTTTTGATGGTGTGCATATTCTTGATGGAGACCTTGTGTCTGCCGAACCTGAAATTTTGGTTAAGCTGAAAGATGAAAATAAATTTCTTGCCCTGAATGATACTTCATTGATAAAGATGTTTATCAAATATCCTGATGGAAGTCTGAAACCACAGCATTTTGACAACAACCAGGTGATCTTTACCCCTGCCAGTAACTCTAACCTGGATAAGGACAATACAGCTCAAATTGAGATCAATAAAAGATTTGAGCAGGATGGCGTTTACGAACTTATGGTTCAGGCGCAGGACAGAAGCAAGAATCAATCTGGCAATTATGGTTATCAGCCCGATGGAATTGACTACCGTATTTCCTTTGAGGTGATCAATGAAGCGCAGATCAGCAATGTGATGAATTATCCCAATCCATTTACAAGCTCAACGCGTTTTATATTTACACTTACCGGAAGCCAGATACCGGATTACATGAAAATTCAGATTTTCACTATCACAGGAAAAGTGGTGAGGGAGATCAGCCAGGCTGAATTGGGCGAAATAAGAATAGGTAGAAACATGACCGATTATGCCTGGGATGGCAGAGACCAATATGGCGACCCGCTGGCAAATGGCGTTTACATCTACCGCGTAGTGACTTCTATTGATGGTGAAAAGCTTGAGAAATACGATACAGGTACTGATAAGTATTTCAAAAGAGGTTTTGGTAAAATGTATTTAGCCCGATAA
- a CDS encoding riboflavin synthase produces MFTGIIEELGEVIELEKKGSNLNLSISTVLSSKLKIDQSVSHNGVCLTVVEKSEKSYTVNIIEESLNKSNLGKLKVGDKVNLERAARMDSRLDGHMVQGHVDQTGTCLSIEENDGSWLCRFEFLPNEQALIVDKGSICINGVSLTVVQCKENWFEVAIIPYTYEHTNFHLLKPGSLVNLEFDIIGKYLLKYAKPYFSALSG; encoded by the coding sequence ATGTTCACAGGAATTATTGAAGAATTAGGGGAAGTAATTGAGCTTGAAAAAAAAGGAAGCAATCTAAACCTGAGCATAAGCACTGTCCTGAGCAGCAAATTAAAAATCGATCAAAGTGTTTCGCACAACGGAGTATGTCTTACCGTAGTTGAAAAAAGCGAAAAAAGTTATACCGTAAATATTATTGAAGAATCCCTCAATAAGTCAAATCTCGGAAAACTAAAAGTAGGAGATAAAGTAAATCTGGAGCGGGCAGCAAGAATGGACAGCCGCTTGGATGGGCACATGGTCCAGGGACATGTAGATCAAACAGGCACTTGTTTATCAATAGAAGAAAACGATGGCAGTTGGTTGTGCCGCTTTGAATTTTTGCCCAATGAACAGGCACTGATTGTTGACAAAGGCTCAATTTGCATTAATGGTGTAAGCCTAACGGTGGTGCAGTGTAAGGAAAATTGGTTTGAAGTGGCGATCATACCATACACCTATGAACACACCAATTTTCATCTCCTAAAGCCGGGAAGCTTGGTAAACCTGGAATTTGATATTATCGGGAAATATTTACTGAAATACGCAAAGCCCTATTTTTCTGCATTATCGGGCTAA
- a CDS encoding gliding motility-associated C-terminal domain-containing protein, whose protein sequence is MPSVYRIFLICTTLLFFALSLEATHNRAGEITYRQISQLTFEATVTTYTKTSGPSLNADRDSLEIDWGDGTSSFVARVNGTPGGTNNVPQGEMIADDIKMNKYVATHTYPGPLPFYVISMTDPNRNDGIVNVNNGNSVNILFYLEDTIRVLDPTFVGYNSSPVLLNPPIDNANINEIFYHNPAAYDPDGDSLSYELIPSKATPDFNVPLYQYPDEVSPGIDNNFTIDARTGLITWDVPKAPTGEYNVAILIREYRNGIQLGSILRDMQITVRDNQNKPPIIEDINDTCIIAGNNLRINVNASDPDPGQTVTLTAFGGPLEFSNNPASFQSTPAIGSTNGFFEWQTTCDDIRRQFYQIVFRAEDNFSNPSLGGSASLTDTETWLIRVIAPPPENLQAEAINNTVELEWQNPYRCNESATDKFLGFTVWRRLGSNPFQPDTCEPGLAGRGYTKISQLQQDYNYVDSNVKKGHLYCYRVLAEFAEQTPFGFLYNRVESLPSNEACSELRKDVPLLTNVSVDVTDEQAGEMFVAWTKPIPNADNLDTVQFPGPYEFRLLRSDGFNAPTQQIATFSSPTFGGLNDTSYQDNNLNTVEQPYTYHVDFYANNGVFVGSSEPASSIFLDLAATDREIEVLWEEDVPWINEQYVVFRQNPNSGLFEQIGDTITEQSYIDNGLINDSLYCYKVLGLGYYTGTNMPSPLINFSQEKCARPLDTIPPCAPILEVKNNCRELNEGEGCEVQNIVFINELTWTLPCDEEVKQFNIYFSSPFEDNYSLVERVIGSDSTYRHELGESVAGCYVITATDSAGNESELSNEFCVDNCPCYKLPNVFTPNGDGQNDLFTPFLPYRFVDRVDMRIFNRLGGLIFKTEDPDILWDGTNQQNGNEMPEGVYYYTCKVYEVRVEGIVQSKDVLSGYIHLIRSK, encoded by the coding sequence ATGCCATCAGTTTACCGTATTTTCCTTATTTGCACCACCCTCCTGTTTTTTGCGCTCAGCCTTGAAGCTACGCATAACAGAGCAGGAGAAATTACATACCGGCAAATCAGCCAGTTGACCTTTGAGGCTACTGTCACTACTTACACCAAAACAAGCGGCCCGAGTTTAAATGCAGATAGAGATTCCTTAGAAATCGACTGGGGTGACGGGACTTCAAGTTTTGTTGCAAGGGTAAATGGCACACCTGGCGGAACCAATAATGTTCCACAAGGAGAAATGATTGCTGATGACATTAAAATGAATAAATATGTTGCAACCCACACCTATCCCGGTCCTTTGCCTTTTTATGTCATCTCAATGACCGATCCCAACCGGAATGATGGAATTGTGAATGTTAACAACGGCAATTCAGTGAATATCCTCTTTTACCTGGAAGATACCATTCGGGTGCTCGACCCCACTTTTGTGGGCTACAACAGTTCACCGGTATTGCTCAACCCACCCATTGACAATGCCAATATCAACGAAATATTTTATCACAACCCCGCTGCTTACGACCCTGATGGCGACAGTCTCTCTTATGAACTGATTCCCTCCAAAGCCACTCCTGATTTTAATGTTCCGCTTTATCAGTATCCCGATGAAGTGTCACCCGGAATTGACAATAATTTCACAATTGACGCGCGTACAGGATTGATAACCTGGGATGTACCCAAAGCTCCCACAGGAGAATACAATGTTGCTATACTTATCAGGGAATACAGAAATGGAATTCAATTGGGAAGCATCCTCAGAGATATGCAAATAACTGTTAGAGACAATCAAAACAAACCTCCAATAATAGAAGATATAAATGATACCTGTATCATAGCCGGAAATAATCTGAGAATTAATGTAAATGCCAGCGATCCCGACCCTGGACAAACTGTCACGCTAACTGCTTTTGGCGGGCCGCTTGAATTTTCCAATAATCCGGCAAGCTTTCAATCTACACCGGCAATTGGCAGTACCAACGGTTTTTTTGAATGGCAAACAACTTGTGATGATATTAGAAGACAGTTCTACCAAATCGTATTCCGGGCAGAAGATAATTTTTCGAATCCTTCACTTGGCGGTTCTGCATCACTAACCGATACTGAAACCTGGTTGATCAGAGTGATTGCCCCCCCGCCTGAAAATCTTCAGGCAGAAGCAATAAACAATACAGTAGAACTGGAATGGCAAAATCCGTATCGCTGCAATGAGAGTGCTACAGATAAATTTTTAGGCTTTACTGTTTGGAGAAGGCTGGGATCGAATCCATTTCAGCCAGACACCTGCGAACCCGGCCTTGCAGGAAGAGGATACACTAAAATTTCTCAATTACAACAAGATTACAACTATGTAGATTCCAATGTTAAGAAGGGGCATTTATATTGCTACCGTGTGCTTGCAGAATTTGCTGAACAAACACCTTTTGGTTTTTTATACAACAGGGTGGAAAGCCTTCCATCTAATGAAGCCTGTTCCGAACTTAGAAAAGATGTTCCCTTATTGACCAATGTAAGTGTAGATGTAACAGATGAACAAGCCGGTGAAATGTTTGTTGCCTGGACAAAACCCATACCCAATGCCGACAACCTGGATACAGTTCAGTTTCCCGGCCCTTATGAGTTCAGGCTATTGCGTTCTGATGGTTTCAATGCACCAACTCAACAAATTGCTACTTTTAGCAGCCCTACTTTTGGTGGCTTAAATGACACAAGTTACCAGGATAACAACCTAAATACTGTTGAACAACCCTATACCTACCATGTAGATTTTTATGCCAACAATGGTGTTTTTGTAGGAAGCAGCGAACCGGCTTCTTCCATCTTTCTTGACCTGGCTGCCACTGACCGTGAAATAGAAGTGCTGTGGGAAGAGGATGTACCCTGGATCAACGAGCAATATGTAGTATTCAGGCAAAATCCCAATAGCGGATTGTTTGAACAAATTGGCGATACCATTACTGAGCAAAGTTACATTGATAATGGGCTTATCAATGACTCGCTTTATTGCTACAAAGTATTGGGACTTGGATATTATACAGGCACTAATATGCCAAGTCCATTGATCAATTTCTCCCAGGAAAAATGTGCACGGCCTTTGGATACAATTCCACCTTGTGCCCCAATTCTGGAAGTGAAAAACAATTGCAGGGAATTGAATGAAGGGGAAGGCTGCGAGGTGCAGAATATTGTGTTTATCAATGAGCTTACATGGACCTTACCCTGCGATGAAGAAGTAAAGCAATTCAATATTTATTTTTCTTCTCCTTTTGAGGACAATTATTCACTTGTTGAACGGGTAATAGGTAGCGACAGTACTTACAGACACGAACTCGGAGAATCTGTTGCAGGCTGTTATGTTATTACCGCTACCGATTCAGCCGGAAATGAAAGTGAATTGAGCAATGAGTTCTGTGTAGATAACTGCCCATGTTATAAATTGCCCAATGTATTTACACCCAATGGCGATGGACAAAATGATCTGTTTACGCCTTTTTTACCTTATCGTTTTGTTGACCGTGTAGATATGCGAATTTTTAACAGATTGGGCGGGCTTATTTTCAAAACAGAGGATCCTGATATTTTGTGGGATGGCACCAATCAGCAAAATGGAAATGAAATGCCCGAAGGCGTTTATTATTACACTTGTAAAGTCTATGAAGTTCGGGTAGAAGGCATTGTACAGAGCAAAGATGTTTTAAGCGGGTATATTCACCTGATCAGAAGTAAGTAG